The stretch of DNA ACTGTCCATCTTCCTGAAATTCGGAGCCTTTGTGTGCCTGTGATTTTTCCGCTTTAGCGGAGACGTGCTGCTGCTTATGGCCGTTAAGTAAGTTATCTTGATTGGATCGCGTACCTCGCTGAGCTTGTTGGTTGTAATATCTGCCAGCAACAGcgtgttgttggtgtgtgccACCAGGAAGCGATCCCTCCCCAGGATCTTGACCTCATCAATCTCGTAGCCGTACCGAGACTTCAGCACCACACGGGTCCCCGTGGACAGGTTCTTCACGAGTACCTGTCGgagcgcgtgcgcacacacacacacacacacacacacacacacacacacacacacacacacacatacacgtatgaGCAGAAGCTGAGAGGTCACTGAGGAGGAAATTGAATCAGCATGAGTCAGCACTTAAATGTGCTCTTGgagggcagaggggggggggctttaaGACTTGCCTGACTCGGCCCCACATAAATGATCTCGAATTTGTTCTTGTAGTTGATTTTCCTCAAGCAGCAGTCAAACTGCTCCACAGCTCCACACAGAGTACCCTAGGGGGCCAGAACATGAGAAAACAGTGGAAGTCTTTCAACAAGGAGCTTCTCAGCGTCATGAAGAACTCTTTCAGTTTTGAGGGCCTTTCAGTGCCCAGGTGAAATTGACCACACATTTTCATTCAGTCACAATGAACAAAACAGTTTCCAGAGTTAAGGATATCTCCGCATTCGGCATCACAGTTTCATCAGAGGGCCCTGGAGTATGAATGTCCACTGACCGCACACAGTCGGGAGCCGTCCCTCTTCCAGGCCAGGGCCGTGATGGTGTACAGGTTGGGGATCTCCTTGGGGGGTGCTTCATCCCAGTTTCCCCTGCGGAGGCTCCAGTTCAACACCCTCAACCTGGCGAGAGACACAACTCATATGTACAGGGGGGAAAAACTAAGGAACCTCTTATATGTTGTATAAACAATATTAGGGTGAAGCTCTAATCGGTCTGAGTTCAATTCTTTGATCACTTTCCTCATACCTAGAGTGCAATCGCACCAAAACGCAATGCCTTCTTTCAAATTGGAACTATTATCTTTGGAGAGAGATTCTCAAGGTGTACTAGCCCGGGAATATCCATATGAACCTCAGGCAAATTTAGGATTGGCTCTGCAGGTCCGTCTGGCCAAGAGGCCTATCTCCAATGTCCCAAAAACACGGGCATGCAAATACAATCGCTACTCCGGCTTGGACATGAACTAACGGCATGGAGTAACTAACTGCAGTTAAAACCTTCATTTACAAGATTGCTACACTTCCTAAACGATTTGGTAAGACTTTAATGTGCCAAttaaagtttaatttcactgctagttgCGCCCCTGCTGGCAGCCGTAAGTCAATGAACCTTTTCCAGAACCACCTTCATTGGAGGGGTATGGGTATGTGTCAATGAGGCTAATACACTAATACATCGCTAACCATGGCATTTGGTAAATAGTACATTTGCATTTGGTCCTACATGAAACCGTGAGACCGGCCCGTGAACACTCACCTATCAAAGCTCCCCAGCACAACGGACTGTCCACTGGGGCTGGTGGCGGCCACGGTGAACTCCTTCTCCGTGCGGTCCCTACTGTAGTCGAACGTCTGCAGGATGTGTCCCTCCTTCCCGTAGGCCACAATCTTTTTGTCGCATCCGCCGGCGATGATGCTACTGGCCCCCCAGGCCAGGGCATAAGGAGGGCACGGGTGGGTGAAGACCTTGCCCTGGTGAgcgcagagagggaaagaatgctttggggcagtggtagtgcgaagagggtggtggtagtgtagtggttaaggagctgggctagcgtgcagtagtagtaggTTCAATTCcaggcttccaccattgtgcccttgagcaagcaAGGCACGTAACCCCAATTTGCTCTGAgaacaatgtaatcccttgtaaaaTAATTGACATATGCTCGTCATTTGGACAAAAGAGTGctaagtgtaatgtaatgtaatggtgGACTATCATGTGAGGCTTTTCACTCATCACCTGTCCCAAGTGTCTACAGTTAAATGTACTGAAGCCATAACACTTTCTCAGGCGGCACAAATGTTTATCTATCGACTAGCATTATTTTCTACACTGAACACCTCCTCTAGGTCATGCTGCTAGCGCTACTGTGTACATTAACAACATCATCCGTAAACCTTCTGCATtattccacatactgtacagtacacaaccAAAGAAAGGGACAGGACAACGTCCCCCAAAACAACCGTCAGTCCCATCCTGAGACCTACAGAGAACAGAGGCAGACACATCTTGCACATGGAACATGGAGTCATCTCTGGCTAAAGCCACCTGGGTCTAAGTTCTGTATGCCCCCCAAAGAATGGAATACCTGAGACTCTCCGGAGTCGTCATCATCAAAGAAGTAGCGCACCACTGACCCGTCTGCATGGCCGGAGAGGACTCCATTGCCtgccacactgtaaaaaaggagGGACTTTATCTTCTGAGGTAGTACACAGTCTACTGACAAGGGGCGTCAGAGGGGAGAGTGACATCtcagacagaaacacatacatactttgttgtcaatgacacaacatagGAGTCTGCCCCATAAAGTGTGGTCGACTTGTTCGTTTTTGTGATGGCTTTTCGGACCTGAGGGGTGCAAGGCAGAGAGGCAAAAAGTGCAATATGTTAAATAGGACACAAAGATAGTACCAGAGTCTGAATTGTACACATGTTACTTTTCCTACATGTATGTTACCTTTCCATCTGCTAGTCCACAAAAAATTGCATGGTCTGTTGGCCAAACCAAACAGGTAACGGCACTCTGAAATATAAAACATAAGCTGCTTTCAGTAATAGTGTAATGGCAGATGTATACTCGACgcgcccgacctgtcgcgcgacaatgtgacatcaaaatgacgtaatttcctgtgtcgtgTGCCAGATTAGAGCCTTGCGCCGATGTGTCGCGCACCGAAGATTTTTTAACAACGGCGCGCGCCAACCTTGCAcaacaactaggaagagattgaagccaagctcacggagccagtgtcgTCATAAACCACAtccaggcattatcatatagcctatcccacatcttaaataagcccattcatttttaaaacgactgtagtcatgaagtttgaataatagtcagtttgagaagtgggaagttaacttggctaggctgcagcgagagttgccgttcGGATGACTGATTTGCTTACAGTTGTGAACTAGACGTTGGATAAattaacgaagttaccagtgagagttgcaacaggaggattTAAGGGGAAAGAACTAGGACTGAGGCACATaagcattccagcaaaaggtaacaaagagatttattttcaaccaaagggtATCTGCTAAGACCTAAAAAAATCTCTTTCCacttagggagattacacaaactcatctcatTAGCTAGCTGAACACACCTAGAAACTAGATGGTAATGTACCCCAGTAGTGAAGAGCAGCAAGcaaagtctgaaatatcatcaaagaagctagttgctactgccattaacgtcaatggatacccTGCCTCTCTTAAGGAGAATACGCCAAATAGTGTCGCGACCACCACGCgccagtatacagtacatggtaaCAACGTTCCCTGTGACGTTACattgtcgcacgacaagtcgggtgcgtggaCTGTACCGGAGGCTTAAGGGTTGGACATCCGTTTGAAAAAGATCTGCATATAGTGTGGAGGACATGTCTGACAGCAGCTAGTGTCaacaagagacagaaaaaagacaCTAGATAACAGAAAGGCAACTACTTATTCTGGGGCGCGTTTCCCAAAActatagttgctaactaagttaattgcaaactaagttagcaactttgttggttgcaatacaatttcccattgccaaccaactaagttaaCAGGTTAGCAATTATGGTTTTGGGAGATGCACCCCTGAATGGTTTGATCATTATTTCCACATGTATCATGATGTCCATAAATGCTTGCttttacaatacaatacatgaaaaaagaaagacagcttTAAAAACTCATCTTCATTCAAAAGCATAAATTTAACAAATACATACCGTCTGCACAAACTTGTTGGAAATTGACTTTTTGTCGCTCCTAGAAAGAACAAGTATTGTAAAAGTATTGAAacaatgttgtctgtctgtaACATATCTTCGAaatcaaaagaaagaaaggagccAAACTCACCAGTCCTCTCCAATTTTATATACATAGATGATGTCGTCAGTCTGGGCAATGGCAATTTTGGTGGAATCTGGTGAAAATGCCATGGACTTGACAGTGTAGCTCTTTTTCCCATACTGCAAGATTAAATGAAGCAAATTCAAACAACGCTCTACTAAATCCAGTCTAGACCATGTGAGCAAATATGGTCACAGATTGTAATGATACTATACAAACACAAGATTCAGATGAACAATTCAGTAATATATCGCAGTCTCACTTCCAATGAAGGTAAATATTAGGGGTTGTGAAGACTTGAATGAGGAAGCTAGAAAAGCACGAACCTTTGCGTCTGCGGGCTTAGTGGAGAacttgtctctcctctccccatgcTCATCATACAGCAGGACCACTCTGTCCACCGTGCACACAGCAAACTTTGTGTTGTTGGGGGCCCATGCCATACATGTGACTTTTGCAGCTCCATCCTGAGAAAAAGGTGAGAAGACCGAAAGTGAGCTAAAAGAGCTAATCAACATTCAAATGAGCAATAACCTTAGAGTGCCTGTAAAATCTTCATCAATGTTGGACAAATAACAACCCAAGACAGCCCAAAATAACTATTTTGCATATTTTGCAACATATGTTACCCTAACATATTGCATgagtaaaataaatgtataggACATTCTACATGTTTTGTGAATTGCTTTGGGCAAAGGCATCTGCCCAATATCCAGGTAAGTCCAGACAGGACGGACCCCGACATCAGGCTTTTAACTTCATAATGAAGAACCACTTTCATGAATCTCTCAATGTGTGTTTTTACTTGAGAATCAAATAAGTGTGCATTTCAAATATATCCAAACAGATGAAGACGCTGTCCCTAAGGCCAATGAATGTATGACTGGGTACAAACACCATCACTGCTAAGGaggagaaaatgaagagagTGGCTTTACGTGTGACAGAATCAGCCAAGAATATCGACTTGAAGACCGACCTGGATCCTTCAAAGGGTAGGACCTGATGACTGACTGCACAGTGTGTTaggtaaacaaaaacacatttgtttaccACTAAGTGCATCCTCATTGGTTTTTAACGAGCCCCTTCTCATATGTCTATCTTCAGAGCCAAGAGGAAAACAGGAGGGAAGAAATGAGGAAGACACTATTTTGGACCAGGTGGACCACACAACTCAACGTGAGTGTATGTTTAGCCCAGGCCTACATTTCAGTGACTGGTATTACTAGTAATGAATTACCCTGCTTATTTTACACAACAGAGGGAATTGAGTGAAactgtaaaatgaaatgaaatctgGGAGCTTGCTGTGTTTCATAAGAAATTCATGTCTTACGAGGCTACCACCAGTTTCCACTGTTTTATAATGGGAATAATTAACATGCATTTAGATGTGGCTAAATAGTCAGTGCCCTGTTATCACATTATAATTTATTATAATTTGACCTCGAAACAACTGTGACCAATTCATTAACGTTAGTTGTTTGCCTGGTAACGTTATAACGTTTATTGCCAGAGGGACTCTCTGCCTAGCCAGCTAGAAGTCACTACTTATCGTAAGAAGGTTCCAAAGATGTCTTCCAAGAGCATTAGCTGCTAGTGAAATGAGAGAAATGTGTTCAGTTTTTCTACACAGACGAGACGAATACGACCGATAAAACAATATACTCTAAGACTCACACACTAACGTTCATCATGTATTACAACGTAGTAAGTTAGCTAGCGTCTGGTGGGTAGCGTATCCAACTTATGCTACGTTATATTTTGCCAAGTATCAATTTAACGCTAGGTAGCGATACGACTACATCGTAATATTAACCATCGATAATTTGGATATGTTAAACATTATTCAACGATCATTAAGTTGACGGAAAAAAAGACTACTTCGCTGGTAAGCAATTAATCAGTTTATCGTGCTAAACGTTGACGTTACTTGTTATCTTTCTGACTTGCCTGAGGAGTTAGCAGTGTCTTCAGGTGTTTCAGCTGCATGCCTCGTTGATGTTTGAATAGTCGACAATTTGATATGCGAAGTGTTTCCAATTCAAGCTACACTTAGTCGAGACACTATAGTTTACCTCTGCAAAAGAACAATTAACTTTGCAAGAGGTTGCATCTAGTAAACATGGCTTGCTAGCTCGCTAGCTTACTGGCTAACATGTTGTATACACACTCAGTCCTTGGTTACGGTTGTCTAGCTGACTGCGTCTGACGTAGCCACGCACCCATATGTAACGTAACCGACGTAACCCATCATGATTTGTTTATTTAGCAGAATTCCTTCAGATTTGTAGGCCTCCGACACTTCGCGAATTAATGAAATACACTACATGTATTGCGTGCACAGTCCTGGAAATTGTCTGAGATTTCCTTCACTTTGAAAAGATTggatggagatgccggggattgaacccggggcctcatacatgcaaagcatgcgctctaccactgagctacatcccccatCTATTGTTAATGGTGAATAACAACAAGTTTATTCTGCACTCTATATTATTTTGAAGATTTTCttctgaaatataaacatgtgTTCAGCAAAAAAGGACGACCACTGCTATAACATatttcacaacagaaaacatttacaataatgttcagcagcacacacaatcATTGCAATGCTATGGAGTTGCAGCTAAAGGCTGGACTACCCTCTATTGGGTCATTGTTGACATATTTCTCACTGTGACATCCCTGCTCTGCTACTAATAAATATATGAATACAGCCATTGCATAATTCCAAGTATAAAAGAACAATATTCCCATTGTTatatttcaaatgtctttatgtTTCAATTGGACACTTGTAAACTTTAATGTGTGACCTGGAACTACTAAAGAGCATCTAAAATTAGCATGTTATGATTTGCTCTAGGTAGTAGGTCATACACGTGGTCAAAAATAATGTTCACTCCCTCTTATGATGAAACTGGCACTATCACAGGAACGAAGGACAGGACAGACTAGACTGTTGTATTggaacaaaataaaatagctAATAGGTTGTGTTTCAAGTGCACTCTGATCATGTAGATGAAAACCACAAGTGAATATAGAGTAGAGGTTCTTAGGGACTGGACTTAGATATAAGGAAGAATACTtacgaaaaaaagaaaaggcggCATTGTCATGCATAACCAGGTCATCCAGTGTTTCGAAGGTATTCTGTTAAATCTATGCTGCCTGAAGGATTTTTTCGAGCTCGTTATTGGAGCactcttttacttttttgaGTCGTTTGTGCGGCTGTTTGTCCAGCCACCTCCAAAGGACGTGGAGGGAGAGATTGTACTGGTGACCGGAGCAGCCAATGGCATTGGCAAGCTCATAGCAAAGGAATTCGGACGCCATGGAGCCACTCTGATTCTCTGGGACATCAACTGGGAAGCCCTGGACCGCACGGCGAGGGAACTCAGGCGGATCCtggatgtgcgtgtgtacgcCTACGCGTGTGACTGCAGCCGCCGCACAGAAGTCTACAAAGCTGCAGAACTGGTGAGGTATTGCCCAATCAGAATAAAGACCGTTTGTAATAGCTAGAGACATGCTCTAACATGCTCAAAGACTAAATAACTTTTGATTAAGGCTCTTGAAAAATATGTTATTTTAAGATGAAGATTAAGCAGTGTTGGTAATGTTTCAACTTCAAGCCAGTGTGTCCTTCATCAGGTGAAAAGAGAAGTTGGGGATGTGTCCATACTAGTGAACAACGCGGGAGTAGTGACTGGAAAGTACACATTCACAGAGGCCCCTGACAATTTGGTGGACAGAACTCTCCGAGTCAATGTTGCAGCACACTTCTGGGTATGTCATCCAACACGCTGCGTCTCAAACCACATACTTCAGTCAGTTCACTGAGAGTGTGCACAGAGCGCTTACTTGCATCGTGCCCACTTTTCAATGGTTATTGTGCTGCTAATAGCTGCACTATactttgaagtgtgcaagtacaGTAGGCAGAGACACAGCCTTACTGTATATCTGCTCATCCTATCATTAAGTCTCTTAATCAGAGATCTAAATGTTCGGCTTCAGAAAGTTATAATCCTgtgccatgtattggttctacctgctGTGCACTTAACAAAGGTGATTTCACTATTGCCAAAGATTATACATAGGCGGAGCAAGATATTTCATCAGGAGCCACTCTCAGATCGCACAAGGTGTGGGGAAGGGACAATTCCCATTCAAGTCTATGGACTTATACATCAACAACGCTCCTCTCTATGCAGACAAGACTCAATCCCCATTTTGCACAAATAGACATGAACTAAGACGAACTATGTTGCTCCGCCTATGTATGATATTTGCTATTACCTGGCTTAAGAGTTCTGCTAatagaatcagctgattaagtgaaCTGTTGGAACAGATATGTGGCAAGACTTTTATTCTAAAGCCGGACTTTTACACCTCCGATTTTATTGACAGACATTTGTTCATAACCTTGAGATAGTtatggaggagggggaaaagatTATCCCTAAGTGACCCCTACCATTTTATATGTCCTCTTTAGACATACAAATCATTCCTTCCATCAATGATATCACGAAACCATGGGCATCTGGTGTGTATTGCATGTCATGGTGGACTGTTTGCGATGAATGGATTATCAGGCAAGTCAATTAGATATAAATTATAACATGTACCAAATACTGTACCGTACCTGTATGGATGTTCACCTGAGATGACTGTCTTAGGATGTAGACTTTTGTATAATGGGTTACCTGTAGACTTGTGCACAGAGAGGAATTATATTGCCTCAATTCAAACTAGCAAGTGCTGTGATCAATTCGGCcaaaagaaaatgaaccaaatctAACAATAATGAAAGTGGACATAAAAGTTCATTATCTATGATTAACAGACTACTGCGCCAGCAAATTCGCAGCTGTGGGATTTGCTGAGTCTATTGCTCTGGAGCTTCTGGTGCTGAAGAAGGAAGGCATTAAAACCACCATTGTGTGCCCGTACTTGGTAAATACCTCCATGTTTGGAGGGTGTCAGACAAAGTGAGTCACGCCTTTCTGTCAAACAATAAACGGTCTGTCATGTCCTATAGCATGCTGAGAAATCTCTGCCTTTATTTCTGTAGATGGCCATCTTTTCTGCCTATCATTGACCAGAAAATAGCAGCAAAGAGAATAGTTGGCGCTGTTCTGAGAGACAAAATGTATGTCTTGCTCCCGTCCAGTTTGTACTTTCTTGTGGCTATTAAGAGGTATGACCCCCTTGCAAATCAAGATTATTTTGTATTACtgagtgtttttttattattattctctcctTAAGTAGCATCACTGGTGGAGTGACATTTGCTAGTAAATGTCTGTACCTTTGCCTTTACAGCTTCCTCCCTGCCAAACTGGGAATCATCTTTGTCAACTTTTTTGGAGGGCTGGACCTGATGGATCGGTTCAGAGGGGTCCCTGTGCCAGCTGCCACATACAAAAAACGGCAAAGAGACAACAGTGTTGGAGATCCATTTTAAAACAACTAAATAAAATACATGACAAAAATACAGGCTGACAGAAATGCTGAAATTTACTTCAAGATGCAGGCCGTGATTCGGTTTTTAATGACAGGTAGCTGATATTTGGGCTGAGCAGTTAATCATTGCGCATCATTTCAATGATTCAGAAGTATTAGACAGTGTTGAACATTGTTATATGACTGTATGACTGATTGTTCATGGTTCGGCCCAAGCCATGTTTGTGACTGAATGGACAGCTTGCCTCTTGCCTTCAGAATTTTCTGAATATGACaaagatgtaggcctatgggGTTAGAATTgtagactgtaggctattctcCAAAGTAGCCTAGGTTTTATTAGCCATGCTTACTTATTTATAGGCTGTTCTATGTGGTGAgtgacatgtaggcctaggtTCCTATCTGCGGTCAGGTTGGGCAATTCTTTACAATGCAGCTGAACTTTCCATTGGCAGAAAGTAGGTCAACACTTAAAAGTCCGGGTGGTAAATAAATACTGTGTTgagaaataggcctacagtattttgagAGGAAATACAAGATTTTGATGATCTACTGTGCAGAAGTATTTTTCTTCACTGTAAGAGCCCCCCCTCACCAAGGCCTACCTGCGCACAAGGCCACATCGAAAGCACCGGTAACTGTTGTGGAAGTTTTCTCTCCTCCCATTTCCTTAAAACTGACGCACTTTGACGCTCTATGTAGCCACCGTGTGTGCCCTGCATCGTTTCCACACTGCTGTGGCTGCCGAGCAGTGTGGACCTAGTTCAGGGGGTACACAGTTACTTTTTTCTTCGAATATTTAAAGAGACGGTTAAATACTGATTGGATTTATCTTATTTTGACAGTCGGAGATAGCCCTCTTCTCTTTACTCGTTCTCATGAACGTTTAGCTGCGTTTTCGGCTTTTCTCTGCATCCGCATAGGACATTTAGCTAACCGGCGTGTTCTTCACGTGGGTCTCCTGCCTCCATCTAATCTTTCAGCCGGTTCCGTTCATTGAAAGAGAAAGTAACTCGGCGACCGGCATTAGAACGGCTTTCGTGATTTACAGTTTCTTCGGAGTGGTTACATAACGTTACAGTATAATAGCATTCAGCTATGTCGGAGAAAATGGCATCCTTGATTTTAGAGGACGGGACCACGTTCCAAGGCCGTCTCTTTGGGGCTGTTGCATCCGTGTCTGGTGAAGTTGGTAAGTCGTCATCACTATACCATATGTTTCATACAGCAAAGGTTCAACTTCAGGTGGCCATATTctgttctttttaaaaaatatggacTCATTCAGACGCCGTGCAATAATGTTCCACGTCAAGACAGCGTTAATCAATCTAGCttcaagttagctagttagatTAGCAGGGTGCCAACCAGGGTTAACCAACGTGGGTGCCTATTCACCTACTCCGCGGGATTTCTTTGGCGCTTTGTGGTTCAAGATCTTCGAGTGGTATTCATAAGCATGCGCACTTTAGTCCAGCGCAGGTTGAACATGTAGCTCTCAACTCAATTAGATGATCAGGCATAACTTGTTTCACAACTATTTGTTTAAGACGCTTAcaattattacattttttttaattattattatttatgcaATTAACTGGTCATTCGAATAGATTGAGAAATATAAATAGGTTACACTTGTCGTTGTGGCATACCAATATGAGCTACTTGTTCAGCattttgcttttttcccccatgatgtaatgaaatggacaaaattACTCATTACTAATCATGAAATCATGACTTTATAATGACGTAGCCCTACACAGTTGCTTTCACTGACCATCAAACCACGCCCAAATTACCAAAATATGGCATAATTGCTTTAGGCCtataaacacatttatttccttattgtgaaatgtgaaatgtagcTCTTTTCTTTAATAAAGTAAATGTATGGAGAACACATGGAGTCATACagcaccacccccacaccctctactaccaccacccccacccccaccccctctactaccaccaccactacaccccctcccccagaaAAATGGTATCTCTAAACATGCACCTGTTATGTGCAGTTTTTCAGACCGGGATGGTTGGTTATCCAGAGGCACTCACTGACCCCTCCTATAAGTGTCAGATCCTGACCCTTACCTACCCTCTCATCGGGAATTATGGCATCCCCAAAGACGAGGACGGAGAGTTTGGACTCAGCAAGGTGCTCAGAGAAAGCCGCTCACTCACAACCCTTGCCACTAATCTGTTGTTTATGCCATAAAATTGATGATATTGCATATCAATGCTGAATGTTTTTCAGTAGTTAGTGAAATCCCACTTATCATTATTTTACAAAATTAACCGATTAATCCATGTAAAACTTCAGAGATCTATGGGGCCACTACAGTAGCTCCTAAATTGTAAGCATTTATGCCCGTACTGGGCAGCATTACAGCGTTAACTTTTGATCATGTGTGTTGACCAGTGGTTCGAGTCCCCCAGGATCCACGCGGCAGCGCTCATCGTTGGCGAGCTGTCCCAGAACCCGAGCCACTGGAGCTCCGCCATGTCTCTGGACCAGTGGCTCCAGGAGCAGGGCATTCCTGGGCTGCAGGGTAAGGCACGCACTCCGACCCTCTCGGACCCTCTCATTCTCCACCATGTAattatagggtgcctctcatttgctcttttatacaccctcccttccttccttgatcctcgtcctcactgatctagttaaagaatgatggggcggcaacaatgggatagtctatccagtgttggttatagatcagtgggaacgagccttgagggccgaggatcgaggagagagtttgagagccacccacaATGACTGGCGTTGCCCCTTGAGGCGTTGCAGTCCGACCGCATGTGGTTGAGACTGTGTCAGAAGGTGGCATAGAGGAAAAAGCTCTAGGTCTACACTTGTCACTCATAATGCCATGGGTGCTCAGTTTGAGTAAGAGACGCAACatgaacaaatgaaaaaaataatcttcCAGAAAAAGTAAGGATGATCATATATATTAACCATGGTTTCCTttagggagaggaaaggaaaccgtcacaaatatatttattgatttatgaATCACTCAGCATCTGACCTATTGAGTAATATCAACACATGGCTTATTGCACCACTGAATCTGCCTCTAACCTGCTGGGCACATGTTGAAACATTTCATGTTAATACAGGCGTGGACACTCGCCGCCTGACCAAGAAGATCCGTGAGAAGGGCACCATGCTGGGGAAGCTGGTGGTGGAAGACACCAAGGCCGAGAGTATTCCATTTGACAATCCAGACACCAGAAACCTGGTTAAAGAAGTCTCCATGAAGGTAAcgtctcagtgtgtgttcactcaaaCAGT from Sardina pilchardus chromosome 12, fSarPil1.1, whole genome shotgun sequence encodes:
- the si:dkey-221h15.4 gene encoding epidermal retinol dehydrogenase 2, whose translation is MHNQVIQCFEGILLNLCCLKDFFELVIGALFYFFESFVRLFVQPPPKDVEGEIVLVTGAANGIGKLIAKEFGRHGATLILWDINWEALDRTARELRRILDVRVYAYACDCSRRTEVYKAAELVKREVGDVSILVNNAGVVTGKYTFTEAPDNLVDRTLRVNVAAHFWTYKSFLPSMISRNHGHLVCIACHGGLFAMNGLSDYCASKFAAVGFAESIALELLVLKKEGIKTTIVCPYLVNTSMFGGCQTKWPSFLPIIDQKIAAKRIVGAVLRDKMYVLLPSSLYFLVAIKSFLPAKLGIIFVNFFGGLDLMDRFRGVPVPAATYKKRQRDNSVGDPF